From one Leifsonia soli genomic stretch:
- the manD gene encoding D-mannonate dehydratase ManD: MRITSADVLVASPGRNFVTLRITTEDGVVGLGDATLNGRELAVAAYLSEHVVPLLIGRDAHRIEDTWQYLYRGAYWRRGPVTMASIAAVDTALWDIKAKVAGLPLYQLLGGRSRTGCLTYGHASGAELPELFDSVRAHLEQGYRAIRIQTGVPGLGSVYGVASSPNAVAGADAGAGGSTARYDHEPARRSAVPVEEQWDTRAYLRHIPGVFEAVRNEFGPELPLLHDAHHRLTPIQAAKLGKSLEPYDLFWLEDVTPAENQAVLRRVREHTTTPLAIGEVFNTIWDYRELFEEQLIDYVRSPVTHAGGITGLRRIFDYAAVYQIKSGVHGPTDVSPVGLAAAIHLGVAIPNFGIQEYMKHSPETDEVFRPGYRFEDGLLVPGEEPGLGVDYDEVLAESFPYQAAYLPVNRLLDGSMHDW, translated from the coding sequence ATGAGAATCACCTCCGCCGACGTCCTCGTCGCCAGCCCCGGCCGCAACTTCGTCACCCTCCGCATCACGACGGAGGACGGCGTCGTCGGACTCGGCGACGCCACCCTCAACGGCCGGGAGCTGGCGGTCGCCGCCTACCTGAGCGAGCACGTCGTCCCGCTGCTGATCGGCCGCGACGCGCACCGGATCGAGGACACCTGGCAGTACCTGTACCGCGGCGCGTACTGGCGGCGCGGCCCCGTGACGATGGCCTCGATCGCGGCGGTCGACACGGCGCTGTGGGACATCAAGGCCAAGGTCGCCGGCCTGCCGCTCTACCAGCTGCTCGGCGGCCGCAGCCGGACCGGGTGCCTCACCTACGGCCACGCCTCCGGCGCCGAGCTGCCGGAGCTGTTCGACTCGGTGCGTGCGCACCTCGAGCAGGGCTACCGGGCGATCCGCATCCAGACCGGCGTGCCCGGCCTCGGCTCGGTGTACGGCGTGGCGTCGTCGCCGAACGCGGTCGCTGGGGCGGACGCGGGCGCGGGAGGCAGCACCGCCCGCTACGACCACGAGCCGGCCCGCCGCAGTGCGGTGCCGGTGGAGGAGCAGTGGGACACGCGTGCGTACCTCCGCCACATCCCCGGCGTCTTCGAGGCGGTGCGCAACGAATTCGGGCCGGAGCTGCCGCTGCTGCACGACGCCCATCATCGGCTCACGCCCATCCAGGCGGCGAAGCTCGGCAAGTCGCTGGAGCCGTACGACCTGTTCTGGCTCGAGGATGTGACCCCGGCCGAGAATCAGGCCGTGCTGCGCCGCGTGCGGGAGCACACCACGACGCCGCTCGCGATCGGCGAGGTCTTCAACACCATCTGGGACTACCGGGAGCTGTTCGAGGAGCAGCTGATCGACTACGTGCGGAGCCCCGTCACCCACGCCGGCGGGATCACCGGGCTGCGGCGCATCTTCGACTACGCGGCGGTGTACCAGATCAAGTCCGGAGTGCACGGGCCGACCGACGTGTCGCCCGTGGGCCTCGCCGCGGCCATCCACCTGGGGGTCGCGATCCCGAATTTCGGCATCCAGGAGTACATGAAGCACAGCCCGGAGACGGACGAGGTGTTCCGGCCCGGGTACCGGTTCGAGGACGGACTGCTCGTCCCCGGCGAGGAGCCGGGCCTGGGCGTCGACTACGACGAGGTGCTCGCCGAATCCTTCCCGTACCAGGCGGCATACTTGCCGGTGAACCGTCTGCTCGACGGCTCGATGCACGACTGGTGA
- a CDS encoding sugar phosphate isomerase/epimerase family protein translates to MRFSVFTASTPEWTPEQAAGILAEQGWDGIEWRITDQQDAAEPGFWAGNRATWPLTGLEDRLDDIARITRESGLAFSGIGGYARCDQHEDVERMLAATARLGAGQVRVTMPRTDTGDYRALFAAARADIAWAAERAAAHGVKALVELHHETITPSASAAFRLLDGLDPEHVGVIHDLGNLVIEGREETLASLQLLGPYLAHVHVKNAAWVPGDPEEDGTVRWHHEWAPLRTGAGDVDAYFRALHAFGYDGWVTCEDFSTDVPLRERTRDDLAYLRAVAARTATTAAA, encoded by the coding sequence ATGAGGTTCTCGGTCTTCACCGCATCCACTCCGGAATGGACGCCCGAGCAGGCGGCCGGCATCCTCGCCGAGCAGGGCTGGGACGGCATCGAGTGGCGCATCACCGACCAGCAGGACGCCGCCGAGCCGGGATTCTGGGCCGGCAACCGCGCCACCTGGCCGCTCACCGGGCTGGAGGACCGGCTGGACGACATCGCCAGGATCACCCGGGAGTCGGGCCTCGCGTTCTCCGGCATCGGCGGCTACGCCCGCTGCGACCAGCACGAGGACGTCGAGCGGATGCTGGCCGCCACCGCGCGGCTCGGCGCCGGGCAGGTGCGCGTCACCATGCCGCGGACCGACACCGGCGACTACCGCGCCCTGTTCGCCGCCGCCCGCGCCGACATCGCCTGGGCCGCCGAACGGGCGGCGGCGCACGGGGTCAAAGCGCTGGTCGAGCTTCACCACGAGACGATCACGCCGTCCGCCTCCGCGGCGTTCCGGCTGCTCGACGGGCTCGATCCGGAGCACGTCGGCGTCATCCACGATCTCGGCAACCTCGTCATCGAGGGGCGCGAGGAGACCTTGGCGTCTCTCCAGCTGCTCGGCCCGTACCTGGCCCACGTGCACGTGAAGAACGCCGCGTGGGTGCCGGGCGACCCGGAGGAGGACGGCACGGTCCGCTGGCACCACGAGTGGGCGCCTCTCCGCACCGGTGCCGGCGACGTGGATGCGTACTTCCGCGCGCTGCACGCCTTCGGGTATGACGGCTGGGTGACCTGCGAGGACTTCTCGACCGACGTGCCGCTCCGGGAGCGCACGCGCGACGACCTCGCCTATCTGCGCGCGGTCGCGGCGCGGACCGCCACGACGGCGGCGGCATGA
- a CDS encoding gluconokinase, GntK/IdnK-type, which produces MERVQVVVMGVSGSGKSTVGEQLAARLGVPFVDGDALHPPANVAKMASGIPLTDDDRIPWLREVGRVLEDTAPEGVVVACSALKRAYRDLIRSEAPGAVFAELDGSRELLATRMAARPGHFMPVSLLDSQLATLQPLQDDERGMRLDVARPPHELVDAIAAELAARA; this is translated from the coding sequence GTGGAGCGTGTGCAGGTGGTGGTGATGGGCGTGTCCGGTTCGGGCAAGAGCACGGTGGGGGAGCAGCTCGCGGCGCGCCTCGGCGTGCCCTTCGTCGACGGCGACGCGCTGCACCCGCCCGCGAACGTCGCCAAGATGGCATCGGGCATCCCGTTGACCGACGACGACCGCATCCCGTGGCTGCGCGAGGTCGGCCGGGTCCTGGAGGACACCGCCCCGGAGGGCGTCGTCGTGGCGTGCTCGGCGCTCAAGCGGGCGTACCGCGACCTGATCCGGTCGGAGGCGCCCGGTGCGGTGTTCGCGGAGCTCGACGGCTCGCGGGAGCTGCTCGCGACGCGGATGGCCGCCCGGCCGGGCCACTTCATGCCGGTGTCGCTGCTCGACTCGCAGCTCGCCACCCTCCAGCCGCTCCAGGACGACGAGAGGGGCATGCGCCTCGACGTCGCCCGCCCGCCGCACGAGCTCGTGGATGCGATCGCGGCAGAGTTGGCCGCCCGCGCCTGA
- the pth gene encoding aminoacyl-tRNA hydrolase, translated as MESPRPASSTGPADGPWLVVGLGNPGPGYAATRHNVGQMVLDELASRGRLTFKTHKTNATVAEGRLTPGGPRFVLAKPNTYMNVSGGPVSQLLRFYSLDPSHLIVVHDELDIPFDTIRLKHGGGHGGHNGVRDVIAAIGTGDFTRVRVGVGRPPGSSAAADHVLKGFSSTERTNLPVLVADAADAVEQIASDGLTPAQNRFHAR; from the coding sequence ATGGAATCCCCCCGTCCGGCGTCGTCCACGGGACCCGCCGACGGGCCGTGGCTCGTGGTCGGGCTCGGCAACCCCGGGCCCGGCTACGCCGCCACACGTCACAACGTCGGTCAGATGGTGCTCGACGAGCTCGCCTCGCGCGGTCGTCTCACCTTCAAGACCCACAAGACGAACGCGACGGTCGCCGAGGGTCGGCTGACCCCCGGCGGCCCGCGTTTCGTCCTGGCCAAGCCGAACACGTACATGAACGTGTCCGGCGGCCCGGTGTCGCAGCTGCTGCGCTTCTACTCGCTCGACCCGTCGCACCTGATCGTGGTGCACGACGAGCTCGACATCCCGTTCGACACCATCCGCCTCAAGCACGGCGGCGGACACGGCGGCCACAACGGCGTCCGCGACGTGATCGCCGCGATCGGAACGGGCGACTTCACGCGCGTCCGCGTCGGCGTCGGCCGGCCGCCCGGCTCGTCGGCCGCGGCCGACCATGTGCTCAAGGGCTTCTCGTCGACGGAGCGTACGAACCTGCCGGTGCTGGTGGCGGATGCGGCCGACGCCGTCGAGCAGATCGCCTCCGACGGCCTCACCCCGGCGCAGAACCGCTTCCACGCGCGCTGA
- a CDS encoding Gfo/Idh/MocA family protein, giving the protein MTDPSPAAPLRVGIVGCGIIGLNHARAILRHSRLAITALVDAVPAAARTLADTIAAESGAARPAEFTTLTAALAAAPLDLVVICTPSGLHVAAAREAIAAGTNVVIEKPLDTDMGRAREILDLARAAERDGLVVSVISQHRFDPASRAMADAAHTGRFGRVTSGVASVAWWRSQEYYDSGQWRGTWELDGGGAVMNQGVHTVDLLVWFLGRPVEITAHTALLAHERVEVEDIAVATIRFASGALAVLHATTAAFPGLAVRIQVHGDRGSAVVHDDQLEAFFADGDTADRAADVVPAGELRGGDRGPDAFVTGHLRQYEDIVDAIDSGRAPGVRVEDAFASLCVVRAVYLSATLGRPVRFDEVVAGELDDVVVTTGVPA; this is encoded by the coding sequence ATGACAGACCCCTCACCCGCAGCCCCGCTGCGCGTCGGCATCGTCGGCTGCGGCATCATCGGCCTCAACCACGCCCGCGCGATCCTGCGGCATTCCCGCCTCGCGATCACCGCTCTGGTGGATGCGGTCCCCGCGGCCGCGCGCACGCTCGCCGACACGATCGCCGCAGAGTCCGGCGCCGCCCGCCCGGCCGAGTTCACGACGCTGACCGCGGCGCTCGCGGCCGCTCCGCTCGACCTCGTCGTCATCTGCACGCCGAGCGGACTCCACGTCGCGGCGGCGCGCGAGGCGATCGCCGCAGGAACGAACGTGGTCATCGAGAAGCCGCTCGACACCGACATGGGCCGCGCGCGGGAGATCCTCGACCTCGCCCGCGCAGCCGAGCGCGACGGCCTCGTCGTCTCCGTGATCAGCCAGCACCGGTTCGACCCGGCCTCCCGGGCGATGGCCGACGCCGCGCACACCGGACGGTTCGGCCGCGTCACGAGCGGGGTCGCGTCGGTCGCCTGGTGGCGTAGCCAGGAGTACTACGACTCCGGGCAGTGGCGCGGCACCTGGGAGCTCGACGGGGGAGGCGCCGTGATGAACCAGGGCGTCCACACCGTCGACCTGCTGGTCTGGTTCCTCGGCCGCCCGGTCGAGATCACCGCTCACACGGCCCTGCTCGCGCACGAGCGGGTCGAGGTCGAGGACATCGCCGTCGCGACCATCCGCTTCGCGTCCGGCGCGCTGGCCGTGCTGCACGCGACCACCGCGGCGTTCCCGGGTCTCGCGGTGCGCATCCAGGTGCACGGCGACCGCGGCTCTGCGGTCGTGCACGACGATCAGCTGGAGGCGTTCTTCGCGGACGGCGACACCGCCGACCGCGCAGCCGACGTGGTCCCGGCGGGCGAGCTGCGCGGCGGCGACCGCGGACCGGACGCCTTCGTGACCGGGCACCTGCGGCAGTATGAGGACATCGTCGACGCGATCGACTCCGGTCGCGCCCCGGGCGTGCGGGTGGAGGACGCGTTCGCGTCGCTGTGCGTCGTCCGCGCCGTGTACCTGTCGGCCACGCTCGGCCGACCGGTCCGCTTCGACGAGGTGGTCGCGGGCGAGCTCGACGATGTCGTCGTCACGACGGGGGTGCCGGCATGA
- a CDS encoding mannitol dehydrogenase family protein, with product MTPPPRSARHAVRVAHLGLGAFHRAHQAWYTQAANDAGGDWGIAAFTGRSPEAARVLAAQDAVYTLVERGADGDAARAVDALSRVHDGADGDAWRATIADPDVAVLTLTITEAGYRPGAGAPARVLDGLAARRTAGAGPLAVVSCDNLPSNGDVIREAVLALAAADAGLSDWIRTEVSFVSSMVDRITPATTDADREEVRRLTGWDDAAPVVTEPFTEWVLAGAFPAGRPDWEAGGARFVADIEPFERRKLWLLNAGHSLLAYHGLLRGRATVAEAVGDPALRDELELLWSEQRTELPFDDAVVDEALAALRDRFANGRIAHRLAQIGADGSQKLGPRILDPLRARLAGGRAPGVAQAGVLAAWARHLAGSAPADVNDAGAAGLAVRLRDARTDRDRAALVLDALAPDLTERTDLAGLIADRIASLQGAPA from the coding sequence ATGACGCCGCCGCCGAGGTCGGCCCGCCACGCCGTCCGGGTCGCGCACCTCGGCCTCGGCGCCTTCCACCGCGCCCACCAGGCCTGGTACACGCAGGCGGCGAACGACGCGGGCGGCGACTGGGGGATCGCGGCCTTCACCGGTCGCAGCCCCGAGGCCGCACGCGTGCTGGCCGCGCAGGACGCCGTCTACACGCTGGTCGAGCGCGGCGCGGACGGCGACGCCGCCCGGGCGGTGGACGCCCTGAGCCGCGTCCACGACGGCGCCGATGGCGACGCCTGGCGCGCGACCATCGCCGACCCGGACGTCGCGGTGCTCACCCTCACCATCACGGAGGCGGGGTACCGGCCGGGCGCCGGAGCCCCGGCGCGGGTGCTCGACGGCCTCGCCGCCCGCCGGACGGCGGGCGCGGGCCCCCTCGCGGTGGTGAGCTGCGACAACCTCCCGAGCAACGGCGACGTCATCCGGGAGGCGGTGCTCGCGCTCGCCGCCGCCGACGCCGGCCTGAGCGACTGGATCCGCACCGAAGTGTCGTTCGTCTCCAGCATGGTCGACCGGATCACGCCAGCGACCACCGACGCCGACCGCGAGGAGGTGCGCCGCCTCACCGGCTGGGACGACGCGGCGCCGGTCGTCACCGAGCCGTTCACGGAGTGGGTGCTCGCGGGCGCCTTCCCCGCGGGACGGCCGGACTGGGAGGCCGGGGGAGCGCGGTTCGTCGCCGACATCGAGCCGTTCGAGCGCCGCAAGCTGTGGCTGCTCAACGCCGGCCACTCGCTGCTGGCCTACCACGGGCTGCTGCGCGGCCGGGCGACCGTGGCCGAGGCCGTCGGCGACCCCGCCCTGCGCGACGAGCTGGAGCTGCTCTGGTCCGAACAGCGCACCGAGCTCCCGTTCGACGACGCCGTCGTGGATGAGGCGCTCGCCGCCCTGCGCGACCGGTTCGCCAACGGGCGCATCGCGCACCGGCTGGCCCAGATCGGGGCGGACGGCTCGCAGAAGCTCGGCCCGCGCATCCTCGACCCGCTGCGCGCCCGGCTCGCCGGCGGCCGAGCCCCGGGCGTCGCGCAGGCGGGCGTCCTCGCCGCGTGGGCCCGGCACCTCGCCGGTTCCGCCCCCGCGGATGTGAACGACGCGGGGGCCGCCGGGCTCGCGGTGCGCCTCCGCGACGCGCGGACCGACCGGGACCGCGCCGCCCTCGTCCTCGACGCCCTCGCCCCCGACCTCACCGAACGCACCGACCTGGCCGGCCTCATCGCCGACCGCATCGCATCCCTGCAAGGAGCCCCCGCATGA
- the mfd gene encoding transcription-repair coupling factor, translating into MILQGLVAALARESSFADALGYAARDADFSLTDGLRAPLLAGLLRRRAEQGASQAILLITATGRESESIRGALPCILPDAEIVEFPAWETLPHERLSPSPEIVGKRLSALRRLADWSEGDRSTPFILVASVRAALQPLADNLTDYATVALRTGARGFDLGGLASQLVDLAYGRVDMVTRRGEFAVRGGILDVFPPTADHPYRIDFFGDEVDAIRAFSVADQRSMPEPIAEVSLPPSRELLLSESVRQRAREMEHEFPSLSAMLAKIGEGIPVEGMESLAPALVDRLVPLTHYLPDGAAVAVLSPERVASRAVSLAETNREFLSAAWSAATVGAAAPIDLAAGDFLTLQQLKDSVKFSRPGSPSPDHAWWTMSGFQADEVLPEERELEEHLQVRIHAEAVPSFQGNVSGAVEHVAARLRDGWSVAIVAAGNGLVERAADVLAESELPARPVDEFPADPEPGIAYLVKATAEHGFEMPETKLALISEAEFYGRAAGYDSRQVKKLAARRKNVVDPLALKPGDYVVHETHGIGRFVELTQREVSSGGRNAVKSKREYLVLEYAPSKRGYPGDKLYVPTDQLDLLTRYVGGEAPQLSKMGGSDWAAAKGRARRAVRDIAVELVKLYSARMASKGHAFAPDTPWQRELEEAFPFAETPDQLQTIDEVKADMERPIPMDRLISGDVGFGKTEIAVRAAFKAVQDGKQVAMLVPTTLLVKQHAETFQERFAGFPIHLRQLSRFQTDKEARETLRGMADGTVDVVIGTHRILADGVSFKDLGLVIIDEEQRFGVEHKDALKKLKTNVDILAMSATPIPRTLEMAVTGIREMSTLATPPEDRHPILTFVGPYSDKQVAAAIRRELLREGQVFFVHNRVGSITSMAAKLAELVPEARIGVAHGKMNEHALEQVVVDFWERRFDVLVSTTIIETGLDIANANTIIIDRADKYGLSQLHQLRGRVGRGRERAYAYFLWDENKPLSETAHDRLSTIAANNDLGSGMQVALKDLEIRGAGNLLGGEQSGHIAGVGFDLYLRMIGEAVSTFRGEVAEGQTELRLELPVDAHIPEEYVDSERLRLEAYQKLSTASSPAAKDGQIDLVLEELTDRYGTPPEAVTNLVAVSRLRRAAQKAGLGEVVAMGSNLRLAPAVLPDSLQVRLQRMYPGSKYHAAPKVATVPLPRVNGEALDDTSLITWVADLLGALFPEKEPAAAERAS; encoded by the coding sequence GTGATACTCCAGGGTCTGGTCGCCGCTCTCGCACGCGAGTCCTCGTTCGCCGATGCGCTCGGCTATGCGGCGCGCGACGCCGACTTCTCGCTGACCGACGGCCTGCGCGCACCGCTCCTCGCGGGGCTGCTGCGGCGCCGTGCCGAGCAGGGGGCGTCGCAGGCGATCCTGCTCATCACCGCGACCGGTCGCGAGTCCGAGTCCATCCGCGGCGCGCTGCCGTGCATCCTGCCGGATGCCGAGATCGTCGAGTTCCCCGCGTGGGAGACGCTGCCGCACGAGCGGCTGAGCCCCAGCCCCGAGATCGTCGGCAAGCGGCTGAGCGCCCTCCGGCGGCTCGCGGACTGGTCGGAGGGCGACCGGAGCACCCCGTTCATCCTGGTCGCATCGGTGCGCGCGGCGCTGCAGCCGCTCGCCGACAACCTCACCGACTATGCGACGGTCGCCCTGCGGACCGGCGCGCGCGGCTTCGACCTCGGCGGTCTGGCGTCGCAGCTGGTCGACCTGGCGTACGGCCGCGTCGACATGGTCACCCGGCGCGGCGAGTTCGCCGTCCGCGGCGGCATCCTCGACGTCTTCCCCCCGACGGCCGACCACCCGTACCGCATCGACTTCTTCGGCGACGAGGTGGATGCGATCCGCGCCTTCTCGGTGGCCGACCAGCGCTCGATGCCCGAGCCGATCGCCGAGGTGAGCCTGCCGCCGAGCCGCGAGCTGCTGCTCAGCGAGTCGGTGCGCCAGCGGGCGCGCGAGATGGAGCACGAGTTCCCGAGCCTGTCGGCCATGCTCGCCAAGATCGGCGAGGGCATCCCCGTCGAGGGGATGGAGTCGCTGGCTCCCGCGCTCGTCGACCGCCTCGTCCCGCTCACCCACTACCTCCCCGACGGCGCCGCCGTCGCGGTGCTGTCGCCCGAGCGCGTCGCCTCGCGCGCGGTGAGCCTGGCCGAGACCAATCGCGAGTTCCTCTCCGCCGCCTGGAGCGCGGCGACCGTCGGCGCGGCCGCCCCGATCGACCTCGCCGCCGGCGACTTCCTCACGCTGCAGCAGCTGAAGGACTCGGTGAAGTTCAGTCGTCCCGGCTCCCCGAGCCCCGACCACGCGTGGTGGACGATGAGCGGCTTCCAGGCCGACGAGGTCCTCCCCGAGGAGCGCGAGCTGGAGGAGCACCTGCAGGTGCGCATCCACGCCGAGGCCGTCCCCAGCTTCCAGGGCAACGTCTCCGGCGCCGTCGAGCACGTGGCCGCCCGGCTGCGCGACGGCTGGAGCGTCGCCATCGTCGCCGCGGGCAACGGCCTGGTCGAGCGCGCGGCCGACGTGCTGGCCGAGTCCGAGCTGCCCGCGCGTCCCGTCGACGAGTTCCCGGCCGACCCGGAGCCCGGCATCGCCTACCTCGTCAAGGCCACGGCCGAGCACGGCTTCGAGATGCCGGAGACGAAGCTCGCGCTGATCAGCGAGGCGGAGTTCTACGGCCGTGCGGCCGGCTACGACTCCCGCCAGGTCAAGAAGCTGGCCGCGCGGCGGAAGAACGTCGTCGACCCGCTGGCGCTGAAGCCCGGCGACTACGTCGTGCACGAGACGCACGGTATCGGCCGGTTCGTGGAGCTCACGCAGCGCGAGGTCTCCAGCGGCGGGCGCAACGCCGTGAAGTCGAAGCGCGAGTACCTCGTGCTCGAGTACGCGCCGTCGAAGCGCGGCTATCCAGGCGACAAGCTGTACGTCCCCACCGACCAGCTCGACCTCCTCACGCGCTATGTCGGCGGGGAGGCTCCGCAGCTCTCCAAGATGGGCGGCAGCGACTGGGCGGCCGCGAAGGGCCGCGCGCGCCGCGCGGTGCGCGACATCGCCGTGGAGCTGGTCAAGCTCTACTCGGCCCGCATGGCCAGCAAGGGCCACGCGTTCGCTCCGGACACCCCGTGGCAGCGCGAGCTGGAGGAGGCCTTCCCGTTCGCCGAGACGCCCGACCAGCTGCAGACCATCGACGAGGTGAAGGCCGACATGGAGCGGCCCATCCCGATGGACCGCCTGATCTCGGGCGATGTCGGCTTCGGCAAGACCGAGATCGCCGTGCGCGCCGCGTTCAAGGCGGTGCAGGACGGCAAGCAGGTCGCGATGCTCGTTCCGACGACGCTGCTCGTGAAGCAGCACGCTGAGACGTTCCAAGAGCGCTTCGCCGGGTTCCCCATCCACCTGCGCCAGCTCAGCCGGTTCCAGACCGACAAAGAGGCGCGTGAGACCCTGCGCGGCATGGCCGACGGCACGGTGGATGTCGTGATCGGCACCCACCGCATCCTGGCCGACGGCGTGAGCTTCAAAGACCTCGGGCTCGTCATCATCGACGAGGAGCAGCGCTTCGGCGTCGAGCACAAGGACGCGCTGAAGAAGCTGAAGACCAACGTCGACATCCTCGCGATGAGCGCGACGCCGATCCCGCGCACGCTGGAGATGGCGGTCACCGGCATCCGCGAGATGTCGACCCTGGCGACACCGCCGGAGGACAGGCACCCCATCCTGACCTTCGTCGGGCCGTACTCGGACAAGCAGGTGGCGGCGGCGATCCGCCGCGAGCTGCTGCGCGAAGGCCAGGTGTTCTTCGTGCACAACCGGGTCGGCTCGATCACGAGCATGGCGGCGAAGCTGGCCGAACTCGTGCCGGAGGCCCGGATCGGCGTGGCCCACGGAAAGATGAACGAGCACGCCCTGGAGCAGGTCGTCGTCGACTTCTGGGAGCGGCGCTTCGACGTGCTCGTCTCCACGACGATCATCGAGACGGGTCTCGACATCGCCAACGCGAACACGATCATCATCGACCGGGCCGACAAGTACGGCCTGAGCCAGCTCCACCAGCTGCGCGGTCGTGTCGGCCGCGGCCGCGAGCGCGCGTACGCGTACTTCCTGTGGGACGAGAACAAGCCGCTGAGCGAGACGGCCCACGACCGGCTGTCGACCATCGCCGCCAACAACGACCTGGGCAGCGGCATGCAGGTCGCCCTCAAGGACCTCGAGATCCGTGGAGCGGGCAACCTGCTCGGCGGCGAGCAGTCCGGTCACATCGCGGGCGTCGGCTTCGACCTCTACCTGCGGATGATCGGCGAGGCGGTCTCCACCTTCCGCGGGGAGGTCGCCGAGGGGCAGACCGAGCTGCGGCTGGAGCTCCCGGTCGACGCGCACATCCCCGAGGAGTACGTGGACAGCGAACGGCTGCGGCTGGAGGCGTACCAGAAGCTCTCGACGGCCAGCTCGCCCGCCGCGAAGGACGGCCAGATCGATCTCGTGCTGGAGGAGCTGACCGACCGCTACGGCACGCCGCCGGAGGCCGTGACCAACCTGGTCGCGGTGTCCCGTCTGCGTCGCGCAGCGCAGAAGGCGGGCCTCGGCGAGGTCGTGGCGATGGGATCCAACCTGCGCCTGGCGCCGGCCGTCCTGCCCGACTCGCTGCAGGTGCGCCTGCAGCGCATGTACCCGGGGTCGAAGTACCACGCCGCGCCGAAGGTCGCGACCGTCCCGCTTCCGCGGGTGAACGGCGAGGCGCTGGACGACACGTCGCTCATCACCTGGGTGGCGGACCTGCTCGGCGCGCTGTTCCCCGAGAAGGAGCCGGCCGCGGCCGAGCGCGCCAGCTGA
- a CDS encoding 50S ribosomal protein L25/general stress protein Ctc — protein sequence MADESNKVAAELRESFGKGAARKIRAAGKIPAVIYGHGTDPVHITVPAHQVGLLLRKANAVLDLDIAGKAQLALVKDVQKDPVSQIIEHLDLILIRRGEKVTVEVPVHIEGEPYSGTIAMLEVSTIRLETEATHIPERIVVDVTDAPEGTQYLAKDFDLPAGSTLAEDEDLLIVNIAVPASARAEDEETAAAEAAADAEAGESAE from the coding sequence ATGGCAGACGAGTCCAACAAGGTCGCAGCCGAGCTGCGCGAGAGCTTCGGCAAGGGCGCGGCGCGCAAGATCCGTGCCGCAGGCAAGATCCCCGCCGTCATCTACGGTCACGGCACCGACCCCGTCCACATCACCGTCCCGGCGCACCAGGTCGGCCTGCTGCTCCGCAAGGCGAACGCGGTCCTCGACCTCGACATCGCCGGCAAGGCACAGCTCGCGCTCGTCAAGGACGTGCAGAAGGACCCGGTGTCGCAGATCATCGAGCACCTCGACCTCATCCTGATCCGCCGCGGCGAGAAGGTCACCGTCGAGGTGCCCGTGCACATCGAGGGCGAGCCCTACTCCGGCACGATCGCCATGCTCGAGGTCAGCACCATCCGCCTCGAGACCGAGGCGACCCACATCCCGGAGCGCATCGTCGTCGACGTCACCGACGCGCCGGAGGGCACCCAGTACCTCGCGAAGGACTTCGACCTCCCGGCCGGCTCGACCCTGGCCGAGGACGAGGACCTCCTCATCGTCAACATCGCGGTGCCGGCGTCCGCCCGTGCCGAGGACGAGGAGACCGCAGCGGCCGAGGCCGCCGCGGACGCCGAGGCCGGCGAGAGCGCCGAGTAA
- a CDS encoding alpha/beta fold hydrolase yields the protein MELFTREWGTGDRLAILVHGVMSDSRNWRRVGPVLAERGYRVIAVDLRGHGHSPRTEEYSAELMAQDIVDTVPAHPELVMGHSLGGLTVSLAIERLDPRRVIYVDPAFSCPAANRFQQLLAPAFLRTLARQSAARIAKRNPRWDPADVAIEVETFKAFDRAVLPVVVTPSAMRAPEVMSVPSLVMLADNSQLVKPELAERLSSEGYEVRIVPGSGHVINRDDHEGFMRALEGWI from the coding sequence ATGGAGTTGTTCACGCGCGAGTGGGGCACCGGCGACCGCCTCGCGATCCTGGTCCACGGGGTCATGTCGGACTCGCGGAACTGGCGCCGGGTCGGGCCGGTGCTCGCCGAGCGCGGCTACCGCGTCATCGCCGTCGACCTGCGCGGTCACGGCCACAGCCCCCGCACGGAGGAGTACTCGGCCGAGCTGATGGCCCAGGACATCGTGGACACGGTGCCCGCGCATCCCGAGCTGGTCATGGGCCACTCGCTCGGCGGGCTGACCGTCAGCCTCGCGATCGAGCGCCTCGACCCGCGGCGTGTGATCTACGTCGACCCCGCCTTCTCGTGCCCGGCCGCGAACCGGTTCCAGCAGCTGCTCGCTCCGGCCTTCCTGCGCACTCTGGCGCGGCAGTCGGCGGCGCGCATCGCGAAGCGCAACCCGCGCTGGGATCCGGCCGACGTCGCCATCGAGGTCGAGACCTTCAAAGCGTTCGACCGGGCCGTCCTCCCGGTGGTGGTGACCCCCTCCGCCATGCGCGCCCCCGAGGTCATGTCGGTGCCGTCGCTCGTCATGCTGGCGGACAACTCGCAGCTGGTGAAGCCGGAGCTGGCCGAGCGGCTGAGCTCGGAGGGGTACGAGGTCCGGATCGTGCCCGGCTCCGGGCATGTCATCAACCGCGACGACCACGAGGGCTTCATGCGGGCGCTCGAGGGATGGATCTGA